ATAACTACGGCTATATTAATAAAATATAAAATAAAAGACAGAAAACAAATCCAAATAATAGAAAAAGATTTTTAAATCGTTTTAATTTATTAAAAAGTTAGAATTTACTTATTAATTCCGCAAGGCCGTCTTTAAAACTTACAAGCGGACTGTATCCAAGGTCTTCCCTTATTTTTTCAAGAGAGGCAAGGCTATGCTTTACATCTCCTTTTCTTTCTTCTTTATAAACAGGTTCAATATCCTTATCATAATATTCAGATAAAAGCCTGATTATTTCATTTAAACTTATTCTTTTCCCGCATGCCACATTATAGAAATTTCCGAATGCTTTTTTATTTTCAGAAGTTGCAGCCAGGCAGTTTGCATATAGAACATTATCAATATATGAAAAATCACGGCTTTGTTCACCATCTCCAAAAATGACAGGTCGGCTGTCCTCGTTTATTTTTTTAAGAAACAGAGGTATCACAGCAGAATATATTGAATCCGGGCTTTGTCTTTCTCCGAACACATTAAAATATCTAAGCGAAACAGTTTCCAGCCCATATAAATTATAATAAAGTCTTGTATAATATTCCGCGGTTAATTTTGTTACCGCATATATGGATTTGGGATTTACCGGCATATCTTC
Above is a genomic segment from Actinomycetota bacterium containing:
- a CDS encoding SDR family oxidoreductase, translating into MKVLVTGCAGFIGSNLLEFLLKKNLYVRGLDNLSTGSLKNINKALEASSGKSGNSNFDFINGDIRNPETCKAATGDIDIVFHEAALGSVQRSIENPLDSNSSNIDGTLNMLFASHKNNVRRFIYASSSSVYGDTPVLPKVEDMPVNPKSIYAVTKLTAEYYTRLYYNLYGLETVSLRYFNVFGERQSPDSIYSAVIPLFLKKINEDSRPVIFGDGEQSRDFSYIDNVLYANCLAATSENKKAFGNFYNVACGKRISLNEIIRLLSEYYDKDIEPVYKEERKGDVKHSLASLEKIREDLGYSPLVSFKDGLAELISKF